A stretch of the Desulfobacter sp. genome encodes the following:
- a CDS encoding IS256 family transposase, with amino-acid sequence MTEENTEFDFQKALKGIQEGKPFTGKGGVLTSLIKNLAEAVLEGELESHLGQEVSANRRNGKSKKTIKSLDGKFELETPRDRAGTFSPQIVKKHQTTLSDEIERKIIALYGLGMSYNDMASHLQEIYGLEISNATLSTITDKIIHTVKEWQARPLENVYPIVWLDAIHYKVRENGKVSSKAVYTILGVNIEGRKEVLGLYISENEGANFWLQVLTDLSNRGVKDILIACVDGLKGFPEAIETIFPDTEVQLCVVHQIRNSLKYVGSKNKKEFMADLKRVYKAVNKDLAEEELDILENKWNDKYPIVIKSWRNNWERLSHFFKYPEEIRRIIYTTNTIEAVHRQFRKLTKTKGSFPNQDSLLKLLYMGIQNASKKWTMPIQNWSLTISQLAIFFEGRLDKELGI; translated from the coding sequence ATGACCGAAGAAAACACCGAATTTGATTTTCAAAAAGCCCTTAAAGGCATCCAGGAAGGTAAACCCTTCACAGGTAAGGGCGGCGTCCTTACATCATTAATCAAAAATCTTGCTGAAGCTGTTCTTGAAGGAGAGTTGGAGTCCCATCTCGGGCAGGAAGTTTCTGCCAACCGCCGTAATGGAAAAAGCAAAAAGACCATTAAATCCCTGGATGGTAAATTTGAGCTGGAAACCCCGCGTGACAGGGCCGGAACCTTCTCTCCACAGATCGTCAAAAAACATCAGACAACGCTCAGCGATGAAATTGAAAGAAAGATAATAGCCCTTTACGGCCTGGGCATGAGTTATAATGATATGGCTTCCCATTTACAGGAAATCTATGGACTTGAGATTTCAAATGCCACTCTGAGCACCATTACCGATAAAATCATCCATACCGTCAAAGAATGGCAGGCCAGGCCGTTGGAAAATGTGTACCCAATCGTATGGCTTGATGCCATACATTATAAAGTACGAGAAAACGGAAAGGTCAGCAGCAAAGCCGTTTACACAATTCTTGGGGTGAATATCGAGGGCCGCAAAGAGGTTCTTGGGCTGTACATATCCGAGAATGAGGGTGCGAACTTCTGGCTGCAGGTGTTAACAGACCTTTCAAACCGAGGGGTAAAAGATATCCTGATTGCCTGTGTTGATGGTCTAAAAGGTTTTCCCGAGGCCATTGAGACCATATTCCCGGACACAGAAGTTCAACTCTGCGTAGTCCACCAGATCCGAAATTCATTGAAATACGTTGGTTCCAAAAATAAAAAGGAATTTATGGCAGATCTAAAACGTGTTTATAAAGCGGTCAATAAGGATCTGGCCGAAGAAGAACTGGATATCTTGGAAAATAAATGGAATGACAAATACCCGATTGTGATAAAATCCTGGCGGAACAACTGGGAACGCCTCAGTCATTTCTTTAAATATCCAGAAGAGATTCGACGGATAATATACACCACAAATACCATTGAGGCTGTGCATCGACAGTTTCGAAAACTGACCAAAACAAAGGGATCATTCCCGAACCAGGACAGCCTGTTAAAGCTGCTTTACATGGGGATCCAGAACGCCAGTAAAAAATGGACAATGCCGATTCAAAATTGGTCACTGACAATTTCCCAGTTGGCAATTTTCTTTGAAGGCCGGCTGGATAAAGAGCTGGGAATTTGA
- a CDS encoding transposase has protein sequence MIAARIEYSFEEPFLFQGTCNADIFNAWIEHQLSPHLNDNHVVVMDNASFHKGEETKYLIERTGAALLFLPPYSPDLNPIEHDFAALKTIREYNENETIDEIIRMYK, from the coding sequence TTGATTGCTGCCCGCATCGAATATAGTTTTGAAGAACCATTTTTGTTTCAGGGAACATGCAATGCGGATATCTTTAATGCTTGGATCGAACACCAGTTGAGTCCACATCTGAACGATAATCATGTCGTTGTGATGGATAACGCATCCTTCCACAAGGGCGAAGAAACCAAATATTTGATAGAAAGAACTGGTGCTGCTCTTTTGTTTTTGCCCCCGTATTCACCGGATCTCAATCCGATTGAACACGATTTTGCGGCCCTAAAAACCATCCGTGAATACAATGAAAACGAAACGATTGATGAAATTATCAGGATGTATAAATAA
- a CDS encoding Hsp20/alpha crystallin family protein → MDLPGVKKENVSIKLEKNILEVEGRIDYLPYEKLNPVYTEYNIGNYARKFTVSHAVDTSNIDAVLKDGVLTLALLKVPEAEPRQIPIK, encoded by the coding sequence ATGGATCTGCCCGGTGTAAAAAAAGAGAATGTAAGTATAAAATTGGAGAAAAATATACTTGAGGTCGAGGGGAGGATTGATTATTTGCCCTATGAAAAACTTAATCCTGTCTACACGGAGTACAACATCGGTAATTACGCCAGAAAGTTTACCGTCTCCCATGCCGTGGACACCAGTAATATAGACGCGGTTTTAAAGGATGGTGTTCTGACCTTGGCATTGCTCAAGGTTCCTGAAGCAGAACCCAGGCAAATACCCATTAAATAA
- a CDS encoding cytidylate kinase-like family protein — protein MKKSSNEKPYPPGYYGRKMMSASDWAGTQVRKWEREQAERKKLKDFSPKHCICLSRGIGAGALEVADILSKRTGYPVIDKELIEHMAKDSSLTEKIIKFFDERFPGEMNELLVALSIEKKFLKNDYVKQLAKTVTALSHTEPTIFVGRGTHLILPRHIILSVQLVCSRKHRIEKLADMLGIDKGEAERRLNIIDEEHHEFFKAVYLREKTSSDEFDLMINMDHIKSVHQIAQVIASAFEQKFQVNFKKK, from the coding sequence ATGAAAAAGTCTTCTAACGAAAAACCGTATCCGCCTGGATATTATGGTAGAAAAATGATGAGTGCCTCAGATTGGGCTGGAACACAAGTCCGGAAATGGGAAAGAGAACAAGCAGAAAGGAAAAAGCTTAAAGATTTTTCACCCAAACACTGCATTTGTTTGTCGCGAGGTATCGGGGCCGGAGCATTAGAAGTGGCAGATATCCTGTCTAAAAGGACCGGATATCCTGTGATTGATAAAGAACTTATAGAACATATGGCAAAGGATTCTTCCTTAACCGAAAAGATCATTAAGTTTTTTGACGAACGGTTTCCGGGAGAAATGAATGAACTGCTTGTGGCACTCTCCATTGAAAAGAAATTCCTTAAAAATGATTATGTCAAGCAGCTTGCAAAAACGGTTACAGCATTGTCACATACTGAGCCGACTATATTTGTGGGCCGGGGAACCCACTTGATTCTGCCCCGCCATATAATTTTGTCAGTACAGTTGGTCTGCAGCAGGAAGCATCGGATTGAGAAACTGGCAGATATGCTGGGTATCGATAAAGGCGAAGCAGAGAGACGATTAAATATTATTGATGAGGAACATCATGAATTCTTTAAAGCGGTTTATCTCAGGGAAAAAACTTCTTCGGATGAATTTGATCTGATGATTAATATGGATCACATCAAATCAGTACACCAGATTGCTCAAGTCATCGCCTCTGCCTTTGAACAAAAATTTCAAGTAAATTTCAAAAAAAAATAA
- a CDS encoding co-chaperone GroES — MSLRPLSDRILVQRGQEDTETKGGIIIPDTAKEKPVEGTVVAVGKGRLGEKGKRIAMDVKADDRILFSKYGGIDVKIGGTDYLILRQDDVLGIIE; from the coding sequence ATGAGTTTAAGACCATTAAGTGACAGAATCCTTGTTCAGCGTGGGCAAGAGGATACGGAAACCAAAGGCGGTATTATTATTCCGGACACAGCAAAAGAAAAACCAGTAGAAGGAACGGTTGTGGCCGTAGGAAAGGGTCGATTGGGTGAGAAAGGAAAACGGATTGCAATGGATGTTAAAGCGGATGACCGTATCCTTTTCAGTAAATATGGCGGAATCGATGTAAAAATTGGGGGCACAGATTATCTTATCCTGCGTCAGGATGATGTCTTGGGCATAATTGAATAA
- the groL gene encoding chaperonin GroEL (60 kDa chaperone family; promotes refolding of misfolded polypeptides especially under stressful conditions; forms two stacked rings of heptamers to form a barrel-shaped 14mer; ends can be capped by GroES; misfolded proteins enter the barrel where they are refolded when GroES binds) yields MAKEIKYDAKAREVMLKGLQTLADAVVVTLGPKGRNVVIEKSWGSPDVTKDGVTVAKEIEIEDKFENMGAQMVKEVASKTSDMAGDGTTTATVLARAIYENGQKLVVAGHNPMWIKRGIDKAVARVVETLEAMATPTKNQNDIAQVGTISANNDETIGNIIADAMDKVGKEGVITVEEAKSIDTTLEVVEGMQFDRGYLSPYFVTDTEKMNVSFENPYVLICEKKVSSMKDLLPVLEEISKTGKPLLIVAEDVEGEALATLVVNKLRGSLNVAAVKAPGFGDRRKEMLEDLAVLTGGQVVSEDIGIKLENVTIQDLGQAKTITIDKDTTTIVDGAGTQKDLEGRVKMLRVQVEETTSDYDKEKLQERLAKLVGGVAVINVGAATETEMKEKKARVEDALNATRAAVEEGIVPGGGVALVRCIPALKKLTLEGEEKLGIAVIARAIEEPLRKIADNAGVEGAVVINKVKEGQGAFGYNARTNVYEDLIEAGVMDPKKVVRFALQNAASVASIMLTTQAMIADKPDKKAEGGMPGGGGMGGMM; encoded by the coding sequence ATGGCCAAAGAAATAAAATATGATGCAAAAGCCCGTGAAGTTATGCTCAAAGGTTTGCAGACACTGGCAGATGCTGTCGTGGTGACCCTGGGCCCTAAAGGCCGCAACGTGGTGATTGAAAAATCCTGGGGATCACCCGATGTGACCAAAGACGGTGTAACCGTTGCCAAAGAAATTGAGATTGAAGACAAGTTTGAAAATATGGGTGCTCAGATGGTAAAAGAGGTGGCCAGCAAGACCTCTGATATGGCCGGAGACGGTACAACCACGGCTACCGTTTTGGCTCGAGCTATCTATGAAAACGGTCAGAAACTGGTGGTTGCAGGCCATAACCCCATGTGGATTAAAAGAGGCATTGATAAAGCCGTTGCCCGGGTCGTTGAAACCCTTGAAGCAATGGCAACACCCACTAAAAATCAAAATGACATCGCCCAGGTCGGCACCATCTCGGCTAACAACGATGAGACCATCGGCAATATTATTGCCGATGCCATGGATAAAGTCGGAAAGGAAGGCGTTATCACTGTGGAAGAGGCCAAATCAATAGACACGACCCTTGAGGTTGTGGAAGGCATGCAGTTTGATCGCGGATACCTTTCTCCCTATTTTGTAACCGATACTGAAAAAATGAATGTATCGTTTGAAAATCCTTATGTGTTGATTTGCGAAAAAAAGGTCTCCTCCATGAAAGACCTTCTTCCGGTTCTTGAAGAAATCTCCAAAACAGGAAAACCCCTTTTAATTGTTGCCGAAGATGTTGAAGGTGAAGCCCTTGCCACCCTGGTTGTTAACAAACTTCGCGGCTCTTTAAATGTTGCGGCCGTCAAGGCGCCAGGGTTTGGTGACAGAAGAAAAGAGATGCTGGAAGATCTGGCCGTTTTAACCGGTGGACAGGTTGTTTCCGAAGATATCGGAATCAAACTTGAAAATGTAACCATCCAGGATCTGGGTCAGGCAAAAACCATTACCATTGATAAAGACACCACCACGATTGTTGATGGTGCTGGTACCCAAAAGGACCTTGAAGGCCGCGTTAAAATGCTTCGTGTACAGGTTGAAGAAACCACGTCTGACTATGACAAAGAAAAACTTCAGGAGCGTCTTGCCAAGCTCGTTGGCGGCGTTGCTGTCATTAATGTCGGTGCGGCCACTGAAACTGAAATGAAAGAAAAGAAAGCCCGGGTGGAAGATGCTCTTAACGCAACCCGTGCTGCGGTTGAAGAAGGCATCGTCCCGGGCGGCGGTGTGGCCCTTGTCAGATGCATTCCTGCCCTTAAAAAGCTTACCCTTGAAGGCGAGGAAAAACTGGGTATTGCCGTTATTGCAAGGGCCATTGAAGAACCGCTTCGCAAAATTGCCGACAATGCAGGGGTTGAGGGTGCCGTTGTTATCAATAAAGTCAAAGAGGGGCAAGGCGCCTTTGGCTACAATGCAAGAACCAATGTTTATGAAGATCTGATTGAAGCCGGTGTTATGGATCCGAAAAAAGTGGTTCGGTTTGCCCTCCAGAATGCAGCCAGTGTCGCATCTATTATGCTGACCACACAAGCCATGATTGCTGACAAGCCGGATAAAAAAGCAGAGGGTGGAATGCCAGGTGGTGGTGGAATGGGCGGAATGATGTAA
- a CDS encoding glycosyltransferase, whose protein sequence is MLTNTQLFEGIKSIAVIGNYLPRQCGIATFTRDLVEGLSARAPDISTWAVAMNDKAQGYAYPEKVRFEIHQNKLADYDIAAQFLNISHTDMVCLQHEFGIFGGPAGNHLVKLLSDLQMPVVTTLHTVLKDPSPEYRTVMIKLGKLSDKLVVMSRKAEHFLHDIYGISRGKIAFIHHGIPDMPFIDSSFHKDKFGVEGKKVLLTFGLLSPSKGIEIVLQALPAVIEKFPDVVYIILGKTHPHVLKTKGEAYRITLQQIVHTLNISDHVIFQDNFVTLGKLGEFLDIADIYITPYLEEAQITSGTLAYAMGTGKAIISTPYWYATEMLADGRGKLVPFNHPNAMAEQINELLKNDTQRHAMRKKAYTFTREALWKEVSQKYLDVFREVRQNRIRHPQPMHSYVGNIKTITRFDLPEIKLDHLKSMTDNTGMLQHADHTIPNRLHGYCADDNATWWRPEKSGVHRDSDR, encoded by the coding sequence ATGCTAACAAATACACAATTATTTGAAGGCATCAAATCCATTGCCGTTATCGGCAACTATCTGCCCCGGCAATGCGGTATTGCAACCTTTACAAGAGATCTGGTTGAAGGATTGTCTGCCCGGGCACCGGACATCTCTACCTGGGCGGTTGCAATGAATGATAAAGCTCAAGGATATGCATATCCTGAAAAAGTGCGTTTTGAAATCCATCAGAACAAATTGGCTGATTATGACATTGCCGCCCAGTTTTTGAATATCAGCCACACCGATATGGTCTGCCTCCAGCATGAATTTGGTATTTTCGGCGGACCCGCCGGCAACCATCTGGTCAAGTTGCTGTCAGATCTGCAAATGCCGGTGGTAACGACACTGCATACGGTGTTGAAAGATCCTTCTCCCGAATATCGTACCGTCATGATCAAGCTGGGGAAATTATCCGATAAACTGGTGGTCATGAGCAGAAAAGCAGAACATTTTCTTCATGATATTTACGGTATCTCACGGGGGAAAATCGCTTTTATACATCACGGTATTCCGGACATGCCCTTTATTGATTCAAGTTTTCATAAAGATAAATTCGGGGTGGAAGGCAAAAAGGTCTTACTCACCTTTGGTCTGCTCTCTCCGAGCAAGGGAATTGAAATTGTACTGCAGGCCCTTCCGGCTGTCATCGAAAAATTTCCGGACGTGGTGTACATTATTCTTGGTAAAACCCATCCCCATGTATTGAAAACCAAAGGGGAAGCATACCGGATCACGCTACAACAGATCGTTCACACTCTGAATATCAGTGATCACGTGATATTTCAGGATAATTTTGTTACCTTGGGGAAACTGGGTGAATTCCTCGACATTGCAGACATATACATCACACCCTATCTTGAAGAAGCACAGATTACTTCAGGAACCCTTGCCTATGCAATGGGAACAGGCAAAGCCATTATTTCAACCCCATATTGGTATGCCACCGAAATGTTGGCAGACGGCAGAGGTAAACTCGTACCATTCAACCATCCCAATGCGATGGCTGAACAGATTAATGAACTGTTGAAAAACGATACCCAGCGACATGCCATGCGTAAAAAAGCATATACCTTCACCCGTGAAGCCCTTTGGAAAGAAGTTTCGCAAAAATATCTTGACGTGTTCAGGGAGGTCCGTCAAAATCGCATCCGGCACCCACAGCCCATGCATTCCTATGTTGGAAATATCAAAACCATCACCCGGTTCGATCTGCCTGAGATCAAGCTGGATCACTTAAAGTCCATGACCGATAACACCGGCATGTTGCAGCATGCCGATCATACCATTCCCAACAGATTGCATGGATATTGCGCGGATGATAACGCCACCTGGTGGCGGCCAGAAAAATCTGGTGTTCATAGAGATTCAGACCGGTGA
- a CDS encoding glycosidase: MLLKRHRKLKVKRKPNKIVGDTSRVITMPHFPDDPKRLSLIIERICGLTIGKSKKLLKQIMKDFSGRHEDLTYVFERHFNLVKGLIGKSFVLSDIQKALIGAYFTKEYAIESAALFNPSIVPHPIQGHLEKGSLRFVMSLRATGEGHISSIVFRSGVLNRYNTFRFDPVSEFVETPVLKVNPSYKRRIFQHKLKEINADNDICTHILNELPEVFSKEQLIKKMNTLRIHPQFSKNKQNKTFEIIHWLSNSNYEVAFHSDHRISERVIFPVSKNESRGIEDARFVQFFQGNGESIYYATYTAYNGFTILPQLIETKDFISFKISMLNGKAAQNKGLALFPRKINGQFAMLSRQDGENNHIMFSKHLHFWRTSRVLQMPEYPWEFIQIGNCGSPIETGDGWIVLTHGVGPMRQYCIGAVLLDLENPCKVIARLEQPLLAPTEKEREGYVPNVVYSCGSIIHNNELVIPYAMSDINSGIATIKVKTLIQHMRATA, translated from the coding sequence ATGCTGCTGAAACGACATCGGAAACTTAAAGTAAAAAGAAAACCCAACAAAATTGTCGGGGATACCTCCCGTGTGATTACAATGCCGCATTTTCCCGATGATCCTAAGCGTCTATCCCTGATTATAGAACGAATCTGTGGTCTGACTATAGGGAAAAGCAAAAAATTATTAAAACAGATAATGAAGGATTTTTCAGGGCGGCATGAAGACCTGACTTATGTTTTTGAACGACACTTTAACTTGGTAAAAGGACTTATTGGTAAAAGTTTTGTACTAAGTGATATTCAAAAAGCATTGATCGGCGCTTACTTTACAAAAGAGTATGCCATTGAATCCGCAGCTCTATTCAATCCGTCCATTGTTCCTCATCCGATTCAAGGTCACCTTGAAAAAGGCAGTCTGCGGTTTGTCATGAGCTTGCGGGCCACCGGGGAAGGTCATATTTCCTCCATTGTTTTCAGAAGTGGTGTGCTCAACCGATATAACACGTTCCGGTTTGATCCGGTCAGTGAATTTGTGGAAACGCCGGTTCTGAAGGTAAACCCTTCCTACAAGCGCAGGATTTTTCAACATAAGCTCAAGGAAATAAATGCGGATAATGATATCTGCACCCATATTCTCAATGAGCTGCCTGAAGTATTCAGCAAAGAACAATTAATCAAGAAAATGAACACCCTGCGTATACATCCGCAATTTTCAAAGAATAAACAGAACAAGACATTTGAGATCATCCACTGGCTTTCCAATTCGAATTATGAGGTCGCATTCCATTCAGATCATCGCATATCTGAGAGGGTTATTTTTCCTGTTTCTAAAAATGAGAGCCGCGGGATTGAAGATGCAAGATTTGTTCAGTTTTTTCAAGGAAATGGAGAATCAATCTACTATGCGACCTATACCGCATATAATGGGTTTACCATTCTCCCCCAATTGATTGAAACCAAAGATTTTATCAGTTTTAAAATATCCATGTTGAACGGAAAGGCAGCACAGAATAAAGGCTTGGCTTTATTCCCAAGAAAAATTAACGGCCAATTTGCCATGCTGTCACGGCAGGATGGCGAAAACAACCATATTATGTTTTCAAAACATCTGCACTTCTGGCGAACGTCTAGAGTTCTCCAGATGCCTGAATATCCTTGGGAATTTATTCAGATCGGCAATTGCGGATCACCCATAGAAACGGGTGACGGCTGGATCGTTCTTACCCATGGCGTGGGACCCATGCGGCAGTACTGCATAGGGGCTGTTCTCCTTGATCTTGAAAATCCGTGCAAAGTCATTGCCCGACTTGAACAACCGCTTTTAGCTCCCACAGAGAAAGAGCGGGAAGGGTATGTTCCAAATGTTGTCTATTCCTGCGGTTCGATTATCCACAACAATGAACTGGTTATTCCATATGCCATGTCGGATATAAATTCCGGTATTGCAACCATTAAAGTCAAAACATTGATTCAGCATATGCGTGCAACAGCTTAA
- the glk gene encoding glucokinase, with the protein MNHPVFLAADIGATKTNICLYTFPGRLVAYSPPVQFRTADFSGIEALVAQFLGSRKLDLCFCVLGVPGPVDNGRAHITNLPWVLDEKKIQSELNLRTVRIVNDLEATAYALTELKFKDIFTLSAGKKKGKGNKAILAPGSGLGESFLTWDGATYASFASEGGHGDFAPNSKIECDLFEYLQKKYGHVSYERVCSGQGIYNIYRFLKDQNHEKEPAWLTKEFKSAGTDPVPLIIETALNTERECLICVKTIMIFSVILGAEAGNLGLRVLAKSGVYLGGGLSAKVLPFLKEKAFVQAYYQKGRMSGLIKEIPLHVITIPTAGLIGAALYGVVHYLSDCQKGKSGNV; encoded by the coding sequence ATGAATCATCCTGTTTTTCTTGCCGCCGATATAGGCGCGACCAAAACAAATATATGCCTTTACACGTTTCCCGGGCGTTTGGTTGCCTATTCACCACCGGTTCAATTCCGAACGGCTGATTTTTCAGGCATTGAAGCGCTGGTTGCCCAATTTTTAGGCAGCCGGAAGCTGGATCTATGTTTTTGTGTCTTGGGGGTTCCCGGTCCCGTTGATAACGGCAGGGCTCATATAACCAACCTTCCATGGGTGTTGGATGAAAAGAAAATACAGAGTGAGTTGAATTTAAGGACGGTCAGGATCGTCAATGATCTTGAGGCCACCGCCTATGCATTGACCGAGCTTAAATTCAAAGACATTTTTACACTCAGTGCCGGGAAAAAAAAGGGTAAGGGAAACAAGGCTATTCTTGCGCCGGGGTCTGGTCTTGGTGAATCCTTTTTAACCTGGGACGGGGCGACATACGCTTCTTTTGCATCCGAGGGTGGGCATGGTGATTTTGCCCCCAATAGTAAGATTGAGTGCGATCTGTTTGAGTATTTACAAAAAAAATACGGTCATGTCAGTTACGAAAGAGTCTGTTCGGGACAGGGCATTTATAATATTTATCGATTTTTGAAAGACCAAAACCATGAAAAAGAACCGGCCTGGCTGACGAAAGAATTCAAATCCGCGGGAACAGACCCGGTCCCGTTGATCATTGAGACAGCCCTTAACACAGAGAGAGAATGCCTGATATGTGTTAAAACAATCATGATTTTTTCAGTAATTTTAGGAGCTGAAGCCGGAAATCTTGGGTTGCGCGTGTTGGCCAAGAGCGGCGTCTATCTGGGAGGAGGACTTTCTGCAAAGGTGTTGCCTTTTTTAAAGGAAAAAGCGTTCGTGCAGGCTTATTATCAAAAGGGTCGAATGAGCGGTCTGATAAAAGAGATCCCACTGCATGTGATCACAATCCCTACGGCCGGTCTCATAGGGGCAGCCCTGTATGGTGTCGTTCATTATTTGTCTGATTGCCAAAAAGGAAAATCCGGTAATGTGTGA
- the clsB gene encoding cardiolipin synthase ClsB — protein MTRFIPNNYITLLQNGDTYFPALEAALDRAEYDIYLITYIFKNDTTGRCIAEALKRSALRGVKTHVLMDGFGSHLLPKTMVADLNAAGVMVMKFRPNISPWTFRRMRLRRLHQKVVVVDRKVAFVGGINIIDDNDPPDQTAPRYDYAVRMEGPLVGAIHIAARRMWRRVARLRLYPHGYRDTHRQPPFTESRGGMRAAFLVRNNIRHRRDIEYAYLRAIKRAHSEIILANAYFLPGIKFRRALLDAAARGVRVILLLQGRMDHRLFHYASTALYGSFLDQGIKIYEYHKSLMHAKVAVIDTHWATVGSSNLDPFSLLLSLEANIVVDDETFAGTLKHSLKTEISAGARQVNLRSVKNRPVHQRIASLISYGLARFMTGMAGSAPDNPAISHKKDQI, from the coding sequence GTGACCCGGTTTATTCCAAATAATTATATTACCCTTCTGCAAAACGGAGATACATATTTTCCGGCCCTTGAGGCAGCTTTGGACAGGGCCGAGTACGATATTTATTTGATAACTTATATTTTTAAAAATGATACGACCGGGCGATGCATTGCAGAAGCACTGAAGAGATCGGCTTTGCGGGGTGTAAAAACCCATGTGCTCATGGATGGATTCGGTTCGCATCTTTTACCCAAAACCATGGTTGCCGATCTGAATGCCGCCGGCGTCATGGTGATGAAGTTCCGGCCAAACATATCTCCCTGGACGTTTCGAAGGATGCGCCTGCGCCGTCTGCACCAGAAAGTGGTGGTTGTCGACCGGAAGGTCGCCTTTGTCGGAGGCATTAATATTATCGATGATAATGATCCCCCGGATCAAACAGCCCCTCGGTATGACTACGCCGTCCGTATGGAAGGGCCGCTGGTGGGTGCCATTCATATTGCTGCCCGAAGGATGTGGCGGCGGGTGGCCAGGCTTCGCCTGTATCCCCATGGGTACCGGGATACCCACAGACAACCGCCGTTCACAGAATCCAGGGGTGGCATGCGCGCCGCTTTTCTGGTACGCAATAACATCCGGCATCGCCGTGATATCGAATATGCTTATCTTCGGGCCATAAAACGCGCGCATTCTGAAATTATTCTTGCAAATGCCTATTTTCTGCCCGGAATAAAGTTTCGCCGTGCTCTTTTGGATGCTGCGGCCCGCGGCGTGCGTGTGATCTTACTTTTGCAGGGAAGAATGGACCATCGATTATTCCACTATGCCTCTACAGCCTTATATGGCAGTTTTCTGGATCAAGGAATCAAAATTTACGAATACCATAAAAGCCTCATGCATGCCAAAGTTGCCGTAATCGATACCCATTGGGCTACGGTTGGATCCTCGAATCTTGACCCTTTCAGCCTGCTGCTGTCACTTGAGGCAAACATCGTTGTTGATGATGAAACCTTTGCCGGAACATTAAAGCATAGCCTTAAGACTGAGATTAGTGCCGGTGCCCGCCAGGTAAACCTGCGCAGCGTTAAAAACCGGCCCGTACATCAGCGTATTGCAAGCTTGATAAGTTACGGCCTTGCGCGATTCATGACGGGAATGGCGGGTTCTGCCCCGGACAATCCTGCGATCAGCCATAAAAAGGATCAAATATGA